The following proteins are co-located in the Lentibacillus sp. JNUCC-1 genome:
- a CDS encoding NAD(P)H-dependent oxidoreductase has protein sequence MKTLVIISHPDILESGSQQFLLNAVPSEGVTIHHLESTYPSGKIDVQKEQELLDAHDRIIFQFPFYWYSSPAPLKQWQDDVLTNGYAHGKADGRLAGKEFGLVFMLGVHEREYQAGGRELFSISELTRPFQAMAHKTGMTYLRPLTVYQFAYMTDEEKMDLYIRYQQKLTNENSESLASRERWVSEQLRQLNTNDLEPGAEDILNHAADLMETNRTTIDELQVVLDQMW, from the coding sequence ATGAAGACATTAGTAATTATATCGCACCCGGATATTTTGGAATCAGGAAGTCAGCAATTTTTGCTCAATGCAGTTCCTAGTGAAGGGGTAACGATACACCATTTAGAAAGCACTTATCCTAGTGGAAAGATTGACGTGCAAAAAGAGCAAGAACTTTTAGATGCCCATGACCGGATTATATTTCAATTTCCTTTTTATTGGTATTCGTCACCTGCTCCGCTAAAACAGTGGCAGGATGACGTCCTGACCAACGGGTATGCTCATGGCAAAGCAGATGGTAGATTGGCTGGTAAAGAATTTGGACTTGTCTTTATGCTTGGCGTGCATGAACGCGAATACCAGGCAGGAGGGAGAGAACTCTTTTCGATCAGCGAACTGACACGGCCGTTCCAGGCGATGGCCCATAAAACCGGAATGACCTATCTACGCCCATTAACTGTGTATCAATTTGCATATATGACGGACGAGGAAAAGATGGATCTTTACATACGTTATCAGCAAAAATTGACCAATGAAAACTCTGAGAGCCTTGCTTCCCGCGAAAGATGGGTTTCTGAGCAGTTGCGTCAATTAAATACAAACGATCTGGAGCCGGGTGCTGAAGATATTTTAAATCATGCCGCAGACTTAATGGAAACAAACCGTACCACAATCGATGAATTACAAGTCGTACTTGATCAGATGTGGTAA
- a CDS encoding DUF3298 and DUF4163 domain-containing protein gives MTSPALPAVVQARVMSQPGLTVYVPYISGLQNAPVQNAINESIYHNVMNLIQTQYHQQQVQQFAEMTGTFEIKTNERNILSLVLTNYAIAPQHANGLTVLQALTFDTTTGEIISFHDLFARGSDYKRLISSLIQKQIKERDITLLDTYPSVKRNQSYYIADQTLVVFYQPLEITPHYVGAPMFPIPIYQLQSVIAPNSILEKMS, from the coding sequence ATGACTTCACCAGCTTTACCTGCAGTTGTTCAGGCACGGGTTATGTCCCAGCCGGGCTTGACCGTATATGTTCCGTACATCAGTGGTTTGCAAAATGCTCCTGTTCAGAATGCAATTAATGAGAGCATCTACCACAATGTTATGAACCTTATTCAAACCCAGTATCATCAGCAGCAAGTTCAGCAATTTGCTGAGATGACCGGCACATTTGAAATTAAAACAAACGAACGCAACATACTGAGTCTGGTTTTGACCAACTATGCCATTGCCCCTCAGCACGCTAACGGGCTTACAGTATTACAAGCACTGACTTTTGATACGACAACAGGAGAGATTATTTCGTTCCATGACTTATTTGCACGGGGAAGTGATTATAAACGACTCATATCTTCTCTTATTCAAAAACAAATCAAAGAACGTGATATTACCCTCCTAGACACTTACCCGAGTGTTAAACGTAACCAATCTTATTATATTGCAGATCAAACACTTGTCGTATTTTACCAGCCATTGGAAATAACCCCCCATTATGTGGGTGCCCCCATGTTCCCGATCCCGATTTATCAGTTACAGAGCGTGATTGCTCCAAACAGCATTCTTGAAAAAATGAGTTAA
- a CDS encoding O-acetyl-ADP-ribose deacetylase, with amino-acid sequence MMHTEINNNRLTLITGDITKQNADAIVNAANGTLMGGGGVDGAIHRAAGKQLLEACKQVREKELNGEKLATGQEVMTKGFELPADWVIHTVGPVWSGNLQSKKEQLANCYQNALKIAQAKNLSSIAFPSISTGVYRFPIDLAAQIALETIISFLKDHQFGEVVMVLFSEGDYTTYQQALNDQMNT; translated from the coding sequence ATGATGCATACAGAGATTAACAATAATCGCTTGACACTTATTACCGGAGATATTACAAAGCAAAATGCTGATGCTATTGTCAATGCTGCTAACGGGACACTAATGGGCGGTGGTGGTGTTGACGGTGCAATTCATCGGGCGGCGGGCAAACAATTGCTGGAGGCCTGTAAACAAGTCCGTGAAAAGGAATTAAACGGTGAAAAACTGGCAACAGGACAGGAGGTTATGACGAAAGGATTTGAATTGCCGGCTGACTGGGTCATTCATACCGTTGGGCCTGTATGGAGTGGAAATTTACAATCAAAAAAAGAGCAGCTGGCAAACTGTTACCAAAATGCATTGAAAATCGCGCAAGCTAAAAATCTCTCAAGTATTGCTTTTCCATCTATATCAACAGGGGTCTATCGATTTCCCATAGACCTTGCAGCTCAAATTGCCCTCGAAACGATTATTTCTTTTTTAAAAGATCACCAGTTTGGGGAAGTTGTAATGGTGCTATTTTCTGAAGGGGACTATACCACATATCAACAGGCTTTAAATGATCAAATGAACACGTAG
- a CDS encoding MATE family efflux transporter, with protein sequence MAYYIGTNGLAAFSVINYLHAFMFLAFLGIGSTIQPMISYYYGARKPEMIKSTIRISELTVLSLGALFILIGFFGADFLVSIFGVASDTIADMAATGIHLFFLGYVFMGINFIYMTYYQSIGYIKPSVGITVFRGFILLILMLLILPYFFGINGIWLSLPVAESIVAVVLMVYARKGVMEQGTFERRF encoded by the coding sequence ATGGCCTATTATATCGGCACAAATGGGCTTGCTGCTTTTTCAGTCATCAATTATTTACACGCCTTCATGTTTTTGGCCTTTCTCGGAATTGGATCAACCATACAGCCCATGATCAGCTACTATTACGGCGCCAGAAAACCAGAGATGATCAAGTCCACCATTCGGATTTCTGAATTGACGGTTCTGTCTCTGGGTGCCCTCTTTATTCTGATTGGGTTTTTCGGAGCTGATTTTCTTGTTTCCATTTTTGGTGTGGCTTCTGATACTATTGCTGATATGGCTGCAACCGGCATCCATTTGTTCTTTCTTGGCTATGTATTTATGGGGATCAATTTCATTTATATGACCTATTACCAGTCCATTGGATATATCAAACCATCTGTTGGGATTACAGTATTCAGGGGGTTTATACTGTTAATTCTCATGTTGTTAATTCTGCCCTATTTCTTTGGAATTAATGGGATTTGGCTATCACTGCCCGTGGCTGAAAGCATTGTTGCCGTTGTTTTGATGGTATATGCCCGAAAAGGCGTTATGGAGCAAGGGACATTTGAGCGGAGGTTTTAA
- a CDS encoding glycerophosphoryl diester phosphodiesterase membrane domain-containing protein — translation MFHMFRNSLDDFKRAYPKYLSFEVIYSFLASLIFTPFLSYLFNKLFMMVGRGEALLNKDIYMVGLSYKGVLGLFGISFLAVAVLFVEFGVIIIIAEKSYFKEAVTVSEAFVTAMTRIPKLIGLGIFHLIFLLLLVIPFLDASTLPPILDVNITILIRDLFRESLTAKVFYAAIIAGIAYVYMRWIYTLHFIFIENQSIRKAIRASWGLTRHGKFRLVFTLILWNAIIVVSGFGIVSLISRLSMILDSKVVGDFIGNYLLTASSYIALIMSLFFIPVNMIILTRLFYKSLDEMGMPVLDQLNLKKASFLRRLEDRIGALIKRGKIILISILVLVLTGGFAMNYFINDSIVYLPWDVEVAGHKGDGFSAPENSISSIKSGIQKGVDAVEIDVTLTKDNVLVLSHDQDLRRTAGIPAEIKDLTYEELSKIDIGTPFDEAFAGETIPKLDEVLSLTTETNTRVIIDVKTNIDEDIYASEIVRLVEKHGAAELASVQSFNRQFLKMIRKQNEEIDIGQILYLSAGNLSNMDVDFYTVRESMLTKRFIKHAKRENRKIWVWTVNYERNIKEVLSYDIDGIITDYPEKVQRILGVREAEGETGMRRDKR, via the coding sequence ATGTTTCATATGTTCAGAAACAGTTTAGATGACTTCAAACGAGCATATCCAAAATATCTCTCGTTTGAAGTGATTTATTCGTTTCTGGCGAGTTTGATTTTCACACCATTTTTATCATATTTGTTTAACAAATTGTTTATGATGGTCGGGCGGGGAGAAGCCCTTTTAAACAAAGATATTTATATGGTGGGTCTCAGTTACAAAGGTGTTTTAGGCTTATTTGGGATCAGTTTTTTAGCAGTAGCTGTCTTGTTTGTAGAATTTGGCGTAATTATTATCATCGCAGAAAAAAGTTATTTTAAAGAAGCTGTGACGGTTTCTGAAGCATTTGTGACGGCTATGACCCGAATCCCTAAGCTCATAGGTTTGGGCATATTTCATTTAATCTTTTTACTGCTGCTGGTTATTCCGTTTTTAGATGCCTCTACACTTCCACCGATATTGGATGTAAATATAACGATTCTGATTCGGGATTTGTTCAGAGAATCGTTAACGGCTAAGGTGTTTTATGCAGCAATTATTGCCGGAATTGCCTATGTGTACATGCGTTGGATATACACCTTGCATTTCATATTTATAGAGAATCAATCCATTCGTAAAGCAATTCGCGCAAGCTGGGGTTTGACACGGCATGGCAAGTTCCGACTCGTATTCACATTGATCTTGTGGAATGCCATTATTGTTGTATCAGGTTTTGGGATTGTGAGCTTGATATCGCGGCTTTCAATGATTCTTGACTCCAAAGTGGTCGGCGATTTTATTGGAAACTATCTGTTGACGGCATCCAGTTATATAGCTTTGATCATGTCTCTTTTTTTCATACCGGTTAACATGATTATACTGACACGCTTATTTTACAAGTCTCTTGACGAAATGGGGATGCCTGTTCTTGATCAATTGAATCTGAAAAAGGCCTCGTTCCTGAGACGTTTGGAGGATAGGATTGGCGCACTGATCAAGCGTGGTAAGATCATCTTAATATCCATACTTGTGCTCGTCCTAACTGGTGGGTTTGCCATGAACTATTTCATTAATGATTCCATTGTTTATTTACCGTGGGATGTGGAAGTTGCCGGGCATAAAGGGGATGGGTTCAGCGCACCTGAAAATTCAATTTCAAGCATTAAATCGGGGATTCAAAAAGGGGTTGACGCCGTGGAAATCGACGTCACACTGACAAAAGACAATGTGCTTGTGCTCAGTCACGATCAGGATCTAAGAAGAACTGCGGGTATCCCCGCCGAAATCAAAGATCTCACATATGAAGAGTTGTCTAAAATTGACATAGGGACCCCGTTTGATGAAGCCTTTGCGGGAGAAACCATACCAAAACTTGATGAAGTGCTGTCTTTGACAACAGAGACCAACACGCGCGTGATCATCGATGTAAAAACCAATATCGACGAAGACATTTATGCGAGTGAAATTGTGAGACTCGTAGAAAAGCATGGTGCAGCAGAATTGGCCTCTGTGCAATCGTTCAACCGTCAATTCCTGAAAATGATTCGCAAACAAAATGAAGAGATTGATATCGGACAAATACTTTATCTTTCAGCTGGCAATCTGTCTAACATGGATGTGGATTTTTATACTGTTCGCGAAAGTATGCTGACCAAACGATTCATTAAGCATGCGAAAAGAGAGAACCGAAAGATCTGGGTATGGACTGTTAACTATGAGCGAAACATTAAAGAGGTCCTTTCTTATGATATTGATGGGATTATTACGGATTATCCCGAAAAGGTGCAGCGTATACTGGGAGTCCGGGAAGCTGAAGGTGAAACGGGCATGAGGCGCGATAAACGATAA